In Aquimarina sp. TRL1, a single window of DNA contains:
- the yihA gene encoding ribosome biogenesis GTP-binding protein YihA/YsxC, whose translation MKISSAEFVISNSDVAKCPKEKLPEYAFIGRSNVGKSSLINMLTNRKNLAKTSGRPGKTQLINHFIINKKWFLVDLPGYGYARVSKSAKKVFQKFITSYFSKRTQLVNAFVLVDSRHEPQKIDVEFMLWLGENQIPFSIIFTKADKLSKNKLEVQIAEYKKKILEYWEEMPIYFITSSSSGQGKEELLAYIDNINKQLQSS comes from the coding sequence ATGAAAATAAGCAGCGCTGAATTTGTAATAAGTAACAGCGATGTTGCTAAATGCCCGAAAGAAAAACTCCCTGAGTATGCCTTTATCGGAAGATCTAACGTAGGAAAGTCTTCTTTGATAAATATGCTTACCAATAGAAAAAATCTAGCCAAAACCTCAGGGCGCCCCGGAAAAACACAGTTAATCAACCATTTTATCATTAACAAAAAGTGGTTCCTGGTCGATTTACCCGGATATGGATACGCTAGAGTTTCTAAATCAGCCAAGAAGGTGTTTCAAAAATTTATCACCTCTTACTTCTCCAAAAGAACACAGCTTGTCAATGCTTTTGTTCTAGTAGACTCTAGACATGAACCTCAAAAAATAGATGTAGAATTCATGCTTTGGCTGGGAGAAAATCAAATTCCATTTTCTATCATTTTTACGAAAGCTGACAAGTTATCCAAAAACAAACTAGAGGTCCAGATAGCAGAGTACAAAAAGAAAATATTAGAGTACTGGGAAGAAATGCCTATTTATTTTATCACTTCCTCCTCTTCTGGTCAAGGAAAAGAAGAATTACTTGCCTATATCGACAATATCAACAAACAATTACAATCATCATAA
- a CDS encoding alpha/beta fold hydrolase produces the protein MNYRLKKSGKFSYLETGEGTPIVILHGLMGGLSNFDGVSSYFPNHGYKVLIPELPIYTLPILKTKVGTFAKYLKDFIDHLGYKEVVLLGNSLGGHIALLCTKMFPENVKGLVITGSSGLYESAMGESYPKRGDYEYIKKKAENVFYDPAIATKEIVDEVYATVNDRNKLIRTLSIAKSAIRHNMAKDLPNMHTPTCIIWGKDDTVTPPEVANDFNKLLPDSDLYWIDKCGHAAMMEHPEEFNQLLHSWFKERGI, from the coding sequence ATGAATTACAGATTAAAAAAAAGCGGAAAGTTTAGTTACCTAGAGACAGGAGAAGGAACACCAATTGTTATTTTACACGGTTTAATGGGTGGTCTTAGCAATTTTGATGGTGTTAGTTCTTACTTTCCTAATCACGGATACAAAGTTCTTATACCAGAACTCCCTATATACACATTACCAATCTTAAAAACCAAAGTGGGCACTTTTGCTAAATACCTAAAAGATTTCATAGATCATCTGGGATACAAAGAAGTAGTCCTGCTAGGGAACTCTCTTGGAGGACACATTGCCTTGTTATGTACAAAAATGTTCCCTGAAAATGTAAAAGGCTTAGTCATAACCGGTAGTTCTGGATTATATGAAAGTGCCATGGGGGAAAGCTACCCTAAAAGAGGTGACTATGAATATATTAAAAAGAAAGCCGAGAATGTGTTTTATGATCCAGCCATTGCTACAAAAGAGATCGTAGATGAGGTTTATGCAACTGTAAATGACAGAAACAAATTAATCAGAACACTATCCATCGCCAAAAGTGCAATCAGACACAACATGGCAAAAGATCTGCCTAATATGCACACCCCAACATGTATCATATGGGGAAAAGATGATACTGTTACTCCACCAGAAGTAGCAAATGATTTCAACAAACTATTACCTGATTCTGACCTTTACTGGATAGACAAATGCGGTCATGCTGCAATGATGGAACATCCAGAAGAATTCAACCAATTACTTCATTCCTGGTTTAAAGAACGAGGTATTTAA
- the mraZ gene encoding division/cell wall cluster transcriptional repressor MraZ, which yields MVNLIGTYECKADAKGRLMMPAAFKKQLASVLEEGFVLKRSVFQPCLELYPMQEWNQLMAKINKLNRFKKKNNDFIRRFTAGVKVVDIDATGRLLIPKDLIGFASIKKEIVLSSAVNIIEVWDKDLYEKAIEDATDDFADLAEEVMGFEDEIDGIS from the coding sequence GTGGTAAATCTAATCGGCACATATGAATGTAAGGCAGACGCTAAAGGGCGTTTGATGATGCCTGCTGCTTTTAAGAAGCAGTTAGCTAGTGTGTTAGAGGAAGGGTTTGTTTTGAAGCGCTCAGTTTTTCAGCCTTGCTTGGAGCTATATCCAATGCAGGAGTGGAATCAATTAATGGCGAAAATAAACAAGCTAAATCGCTTTAAAAAGAAGAATAACGACTTTATAAGAAGATTTACGGCTGGAGTCAAGGTGGTAGATATAGATGCTACAGGACGACTTTTGATTCCAAAAGATTTGATCGGTTTTGCTAGTATAAAAAAAGAAATAGTTCTTTCGTCAGCAGTGAATATTATAGAGGTGTGGGATAAGGATCTTTATGAAAAAGCAATTGAAGATGCTACAGATGATTTTGCGGATTTGGCGGAAGAAGTAATGGGTTTTGAAGACGAGATAGATGGAATATCATAA
- a CDS encoding UDP-N-acetylmuramoyl-L-alanyl-D-glutamate--2,6-diaminopimelate ligase, whose translation MELKELLYKVSIEKVVGDTATQISAVHFDSREIDKGNAFVAVRGTVSDGHDFIAKAIEKGAIAIVCEDIPQNIKEGVTYVEVENAAEALAIMASNFYGVPSENLKLIGVTGTNGKTTIATLLFQLFKKAGYKVGLLSTVKIMVDTQEYKATHTTPDPLMINRYLKEMNEVGVEFCFMEVSSHGIHQKRIEGLVFEGGVFTNLSHDHLDYHETFKEYRDVKKSFFDSLPSGAFALTNKDDKNGAFMLQNTKAKQYTYALKSYADYRGQILENSIGGLLLKFNDNELWAKLIGDFNAYNLLAIYGTAELLGLETLEILRLLSELESVSGRFQYMISNDKITAIVDYAHTPDALKNVLDTINEIRTNNETLITVVGCGGDRDKTKRPVMGNIASSLSNKVIFTSDNPRTEKPEDIIADIEKGVEPQHYRKTLSITDRAQAIKTACQLAMANDIILIAGKGHETYQEIDGVRNDFNDFEIVKDELKRMGK comes from the coding sequence ATGGAATTAAAGGAGTTATTATATAAGGTATCAATAGAAAAGGTAGTTGGTGATACGGCAACCCAGATTAGTGCTGTTCATTTTGATTCCAGGGAAATAGATAAGGGGAATGCCTTTGTGGCAGTTAGAGGGACGGTATCGGATGGACATGATTTTATAGCGAAAGCGATAGAAAAAGGAGCAATTGCGATTGTTTGCGAGGATATACCACAAAACATAAAAGAAGGAGTAACATATGTAGAGGTAGAAAATGCAGCAGAAGCATTGGCAATTATGGCTTCTAATTTTTATGGAGTGCCATCGGAGAACCTAAAGTTGATTGGGGTTACAGGGACAAATGGCAAAACCACAATTGCTACGTTATTATTTCAGCTGTTTAAAAAAGCTGGATATAAGGTAGGGTTGTTATCTACAGTGAAAATCATGGTAGATACTCAGGAGTATAAAGCAACTCATACAACGCCTGATCCTTTGATGATCAATAGGTATTTAAAAGAGATGAATGAGGTAGGGGTAGAGTTTTGTTTTATGGAAGTAAGCTCTCATGGGATCCATCAAAAAAGAATAGAAGGATTAGTGTTTGAAGGAGGGGTTTTTACCAATCTGTCACATGATCATTTAGATTATCACGAAACTTTTAAAGAATATAGAGATGTTAAAAAAAGTTTTTTTGACAGTTTGCCTTCGGGAGCATTTGCATTGACAAATAAAGATGATAAAAATGGAGCATTTATGCTTCAGAATACAAAAGCCAAACAATATACGTATGCGTTGAAATCATACGCTGACTATAGGGGTCAGATCTTAGAGAATAGCATCGGCGGGTTGTTGCTAAAATTTAATGATAATGAACTTTGGGCAAAGTTGATAGGTGATTTTAATGCATATAATTTGTTGGCGATATATGGAACAGCAGAATTGTTGGGGCTGGAGACCTTAGAAATTTTGCGATTGTTGAGTGAGTTAGAAAGTGTGAGTGGTAGATTTCAGTATATGATATCTAATGATAAAATTACTGCGATTGTAGACTATGCACATACACCAGATGCATTGAAAAATGTATTGGATACTATTAATGAAATACGAACAAATAACGAGACCTTGATTACAGTTGTGGGGTGTGGAGGTGATAGAGATAAAACTAAAAGACCAGTGATGGGGAATATTGCTTCCTCATTGAGTAATAAAGTGATTTTTACCAGTGATAATCCCAGGACAGAAAAGCCAGAAGATATTATTGCAGATATAGAGAAAGGGGTCGAGCCTCAACACTATAGAAAAACATTGTCAATTACAGATCGGGCGCAAGCTATAAAAACCGCTTGTCAATTGGCGATGGCGAATGATATTATTCTGATTGCGGGAAAAGGACACGAAACATATCAGGAGATAGATGGGGTCCGTAATGACTTTAATGATTTTGAGATCGTAAAAGATGAATTAAAGCGAATGGGGAAATAA
- the gldC gene encoding gliding motility protein GldC, which produces MASVHKSEIKIDIELDENRVPEKLKWTAQDGGVENEETKAMLLSVWDSANKESLRIDLWTKDMPVDEMKIFFHQTLVSMSDTFNRATQDQKMSDTMKDFCDYFAEKLELKKK; this is translated from the coding sequence ATGGCGAGTGTACATAAATCGGAGATTAAGATAGATATTGAATTAGATGAAAATAGAGTTCCGGAAAAATTAAAATGGACTGCACAAGATGGGGGTGTAGAAAATGAAGAGACAAAAGCAATGTTATTGTCTGTTTGGGATAGTGCTAATAAGGAGAGTCTTAGAATTGACTTATGGACCAAAGATATGCCTGTTGATGAAATGAAGATATTTTTTCATCAAACATTAGTGTCAATGAGTGATACGTTTAACAGAGCAACACAGGATCAGAAAATGTCAGATACTATGAAGGATTTTTGTGATTACTTTGCAGAAAAACTGGAGCTTAAAAAGAAATAA
- the mraY gene encoding phospho-N-acetylmuramoyl-pentapeptide-transferase, translated as MLYYLFEYLESEYQFPGASLFQFITFRGALAIILSLMISTIYGKRIIRFLQKKQMGESIRDLGLEGQVEKAGTPTMGGVIIILATLVPVLLFAKIDNVYIILLIVTTLWMGAIGFIDDYLKILKKNKDGLKGWFKVIGQVGLGVIVGCTMYFHEDITIKEEIVSSVETVESVSGTTAESDFNPAIKSTKTTIPFFKNNEFDYASLITWISPSLAKYAWLIFIPFVIFIITAVSNGANLTDGIDGLAAGSSAIIVLTLALFAWVSGNIIFSDYLNVMYIPNSGEMTIFVTAFAGALVGFLWYNTYPAQVFMGDTGSLTIGGIIAVLAIATRKEFLIPILCGIFFIETLSVMIQVSWFKYTKKKYGEGRRVFLMSPLHHHYQKKGIHESKIVARFWIVGIILAIITVITLKVR; from the coding sequence ATGTTATATTATTTGTTTGAATATTTAGAGAGTGAATATCAGTTTCCTGGAGCGAGTCTTTTTCAGTTTATCACTTTTAGAGGAGCATTGGCAATAATTCTCTCCTTGATGATCTCAACGATTTATGGGAAACGAATTATAAGATTTCTTCAGAAAAAGCAAATGGGGGAAAGTATTCGTGATTTGGGATTGGAAGGACAGGTGGAGAAGGCAGGAACACCGACTATGGGAGGGGTGATTATAATTCTGGCTACCCTTGTGCCTGTACTGCTTTTTGCTAAGATAGATAATGTTTACATTATTTTGTTAATAGTGACTACGTTGTGGATGGGGGCTATAGGTTTTATAGATGATTACCTGAAAATACTCAAAAAAAATAAAGACGGATTAAAAGGTTGGTTCAAGGTAATTGGTCAAGTTGGTCTTGGAGTGATTGTAGGATGTACTATGTATTTTCATGAAGATATAACCATAAAAGAGGAGATTGTGTCTTCTGTAGAGACAGTAGAATCGGTATCAGGAACAACGGCAGAAAGTGATTTTAATCCAGCGATCAAATCGACAAAAACAACCATTCCTTTTTTTAAAAATAATGAATTTGATTACGCTAGTTTGATCACCTGGATAAGTCCTTCGCTAGCTAAATATGCGTGGCTTATTTTTATTCCTTTTGTGATTTTCATTATCACGGCGGTTTCTAATGGAGCAAATCTGACAGATGGAATTGATGGATTGGCGGCAGGGTCTTCAGCGATTATCGTGTTGACACTTGCGTTGTTTGCATGGGTGTCTGGAAATATAATTTTTTCAGATTATCTCAATGTGATGTATATCCCTAACTCAGGAGAGATGACCATTTTTGTTACAGCTTTTGCTGGAGCACTTGTTGGGTTTTTGTGGTATAATACGTATCCGGCGCAAGTGTTTATGGGAGATACAGGAAGCTTGACGATAGGCGGGATTATCGCCGTGTTGGCAATTGCGACAAGAAAAGAATTTTTAATACCGATTTTATGTGGAATCTTTTTTATAGAAACCCTTTCTGTAATGATTCAGGTAAGTTGGTTTAAGTATACAAAAAAGAAATATGGTGAAGGGAGAAGGGTTTTTCTAATGTCTCCTTTGCATCATCATTATCAGAAAAAAGGAATTCACGAGAGTAAGATTGTAGCCAGATTCTGGATTGTTGGGATTATTTTGGCGATCATTACCGTGATCACATTAAAAGTCAGGTGA
- a CDS encoding FtsL-like putative cell division protein, with the protein MKQTIYDILKGKFLIADDAMKNWRMLLFLSFLAIIMIASSHNAESKVHEIAKLNNEVKELRTQFVDGRTELMRLKMESSVIERMKKKGLKQPSTPPKKIIVTK; encoded by the coding sequence ATGAAGCAGACAATTTATGACATATTAAAAGGAAAGTTCTTGATAGCGGATGATGCTATGAAAAACTGGAGAATGTTGTTGTTTTTGTCCTTTTTGGCAATCATAATGATTGCAAGTTCTCATAATGCGGAGAGTAAAGTGCATGAGATTGCAAAATTAAATAATGAAGTAAAAGAGCTTAGGACGCAGTTTGTAGATGGAAGAACAGAATTGATGCGATTAAAAATGGAGTCTTCTGTAATCGAAAGAATGAAGAAAAAGGGGTTAAAACAACCTTCTACACCTCCTAAAAAAATTATAGTAACCAAGTAA
- a CDS encoding penicillin-binding protein, producing the protein MAVADKNILNRLYFVAGCMLIFAIAVVVKLVNIQFVEGDEYRNKAQQRVFKTFDIPANRGNLYDSNGNLLATSVPKYDIRFDALAVKEKDFRKYIKPLCEALAKEMGRSVSYYDKLLRTAKSNKNRYLLLARNVGYSRYMRFKKFPLLKFGANRGGLIIEQRTVREHPIGKIAERTVGYERRDDQGYYTRVGLEGAYGPFLRGKEGKRKKQKIAKNQWKPIGDANEVEPEDGYDVISTIDVNIQDVTHHALLAQLEKFEAEHGTAVVMETKTGEIKAISNLGRGKSGKYYEKLNYAVGESHEPGSSFKLVTMVAALEDKVIDSSYVVDTENGRVKFYDRVVKDSHWGGYGKISAARAFEVSSNTAFAKIVFEHYKNNPKKFVDRLINMGLNDKLGLSIKGEGAPKIPYPGEKNWYGTTLPWMAFGYGVSLTPLQTLAFYNAIANNGEMVKPRFIKRVMSWDKIREQYDKEVLNPAICSKETAKIVQEMMKNVVARGTADNIKTDNFMIAGKTGTCWGNYGKHKEREYISSFAGYFPAEDPKYSCIVVIHKPNKEKGYYGNIVAGPVFKRIAEKIYNDIPVEDKISAEVVSNKKVERSYNGYYGKVQKYKTIMPNVKGMPAMDVISLLENMGLRVEIKGKGFVKKQSIEPGKKVKQNQRISLELS; encoded by the coding sequence TTGGCAGTAGCAGATAAGAACATATTGAATCGATTGTATTTTGTAGCAGGATGTATGCTCATCTTTGCTATTGCTGTTGTTGTAAAATTGGTGAATATTCAGTTTGTAGAAGGAGATGAATATAGAAATAAAGCACAACAACGGGTTTTTAAAACTTTTGATATCCCTGCAAATCGTGGAAACTTATACGATTCCAATGGTAATTTGTTGGCTACTTCAGTACCAAAATACGATATCCGATTTGATGCCTTGGCGGTAAAAGAAAAAGATTTCAGGAAATATATAAAACCACTATGTGAGGCATTGGCTAAAGAGATGGGTAGGTCGGTTTCGTATTATGATAAGCTGTTGCGCACAGCGAAATCGAATAAAAACAGATATCTGCTGCTGGCGCGTAATGTTGGGTATTCCAGATATATGCGATTTAAAAAATTTCCGTTGTTGAAATTTGGAGCGAATAGAGGAGGATTGATTATTGAGCAGCGAACAGTGAGAGAGCACCCTATAGGGAAAATTGCAGAAAGAACAGTTGGATATGAACGTAGAGATGATCAAGGGTATTATACCAGAGTAGGTCTGGAAGGAGCATATGGTCCTTTTCTTAGAGGAAAAGAAGGAAAAAGAAAAAAACAAAAAATAGCAAAGAACCAATGGAAGCCAATAGGAGATGCGAATGAGGTAGAGCCAGAAGATGGGTATGATGTGATTTCCACTATTGATGTGAATATTCAGGATGTGACACATCATGCTTTATTGGCGCAATTGGAAAAGTTTGAAGCAGAGCACGGAACAGCTGTTGTGATGGAAACAAAGACAGGAGAGATAAAAGCTATTTCTAATTTAGGAAGAGGCAAATCCGGGAAGTATTATGAGAAGTTGAATTACGCAGTAGGTGAGTCACATGAGCCGGGATCGTCTTTCAAACTGGTAACGATGGTGGCAGCCTTAGAAGATAAAGTGATTGATTCTAGTTATGTGGTAGATACAGAGAATGGAAGAGTAAAGTTTTATGATCGAGTTGTAAAAGATTCTCATTGGGGAGGGTATGGAAAAATATCTGCCGCAAGAGCTTTTGAAGTTTCTTCAAATACAGCTTTTGCAAAAATTGTTTTTGAACATTATAAGAATAATCCTAAAAAGTTTGTGGATCGCCTGATAAATATGGGGCTCAATGATAAATTAGGGCTGTCTATAAAAGGAGAAGGAGCCCCTAAGATACCTTATCCGGGAGAAAAAAATTGGTATGGGACTACCTTGCCATGGATGGCTTTTGGATATGGAGTTTCTTTAACTCCTTTGCAAACCTTGGCGTTTTATAATGCAATAGCGAATAATGGGGAGATGGTAAAACCACGGTTTATCAAGCGAGTGATGTCCTGGGATAAGATTAGAGAGCAATATGATAAAGAAGTGTTGAACCCCGCAATTTGTTCAAAAGAAACCGCAAAAATAGTTCAGGAAATGATGAAGAATGTGGTGGCACGAGGAACAGCAGATAATATCAAGACAGATAATTTTATGATTGCCGGGAAGACTGGAACTTGTTGGGGGAATTATGGAAAGCATAAAGAGAGAGAATACATTTCTTCGTTTGCAGGATATTTCCCGGCAGAAGACCCTAAGTATTCTTGTATAGTCGTGATTCATAAACCTAACAAAGAAAAAGGGTATTATGGGAATATTGTTGCTGGACCGGTTTTTAAAAGAATAGCAGAAAAAATTTATAATGATATCCCTGTAGAAGATAAGATTTCTGCTGAGGTTGTGAGTAACAAAAAAGTAGAAAGAAGCTATAACGGATATTATGGAAAGGTTCAGAAATATAAGACGATCATGCCTAATGTAAAAGGGATGCCGGCAATGGATGTAATCTCACTATTGGAGAATATGGGGCTTCGGGTAGAGATAAAAGGAAAGGGGTTTGTGAAAAAACAATCAATAGAACCGGGAAAAAAAGTAAAGCAAAACCAAAGAATCAGTTTAGAGTTGTCGTAA
- the murD gene encoding UDP-N-acetylmuramoyl-L-alanine--D-glutamate ligase, with the protein MREEKRHIEKRLVVLGAGESGVGTVILGKKEGYTVFVSDKGKIKETYKKTLDELGVAWEEEQHTEAKILTATVVMKSPGIPDTVPLVVRLKERGVPVVSEIEFADNYTAATIVGITGSNGKTTTTMMTHHILKTGGLDVGVAGNIGYSFAKQVATTEVANYVLELSSFQLDGIEKFAPHIAVLTNITPDHLDRYEYKLEKYVASKFRIIKNQTEQDYFIYDADDLEIKKYLNTHEIKPQLLPFSLTKKFDQGAYLEEKNIVVKIDNNEFIMSTSDLALKGNHNVKNAMAAATVSQLLKIRKSTIRECLENFHGVEHRLENVLKINNVQYINDSKATNVNAAYYALDAMKSSTVWIVGGVDKGNDYSLLYPLINEKVKAIICLGIDNEKIINAFGNCVDNIVEAKSMKEAVKAAYSIAERNDNVLLSPACASFDLFKNYEDRGRQFKEAVREL; encoded by the coding sequence ATGAGAGAAGAAAAAAGACATATAGAAAAACGACTGGTAGTACTGGGAGCAGGAGAGAGTGGTGTCGGAACTGTCATCTTGGGAAAGAAGGAAGGGTATACAGTTTTTGTGTCTGATAAAGGGAAAATAAAAGAGACCTATAAAAAGACATTGGATGAGTTAGGAGTGGCTTGGGAAGAGGAACAGCATACAGAAGCTAAAATTCTGACTGCAACAGTGGTGATGAAAAGTCCGGGGATACCTGATACGGTGCCGCTGGTTGTTCGGTTAAAAGAAAGAGGAGTGCCTGTTGTTTCAGAAATTGAGTTTGCGGATAATTATACAGCTGCAACCATTGTTGGAATTACTGGAAGTAATGGTAAGACCACTACTACAATGATGACACATCACATATTGAAAACCGGAGGGCTTGATGTAGGAGTGGCAGGGAATATAGGATATAGTTTTGCGAAGCAAGTGGCAACTACAGAAGTGGCGAATTATGTGCTGGAGCTAAGTAGTTTTCAGTTAGATGGTATAGAGAAGTTTGCACCACACATTGCTGTTTTGACAAATATTACTCCAGATCATTTAGATCGATATGAGTATAAGTTGGAGAAGTATGTGGCTTCAAAATTTAGAATAATAAAAAATCAAACAGAACAAGATTATTTCATCTATGATGCAGATGATCTAGAGATAAAAAAATATCTGAATACGCATGAGATAAAACCTCAGTTATTGCCTTTTTCATTGACGAAAAAGTTTGATCAGGGGGCGTATTTGGAGGAGAAAAATATAGTAGTAAAAATAGATAACAACGAATTTATTATGTCAACATCAGATTTAGCGTTAAAAGGAAATCATAATGTAAAAAATGCAATGGCAGCAGCTACTGTGTCGCAATTGTTAAAAATAAGAAAGAGTACGATACGAGAGTGTTTGGAAAATTTTCATGGGGTGGAACACCGATTGGAAAATGTGTTGAAGATTAATAACGTGCAGTATATTAATGATTCGAAAGCTACAAATGTCAATGCGGCATATTATGCATTAGATGCAATGAAATCATCTACGGTTTGGATTGTAGGAGGTGTTGATAAAGGAAATGATTACAGTCTTTTGTATCCGTTGATCAACGAGAAAGTTAAAGCGATTATTTGTCTTGGGATAGATAATGAAAAAATCATCAATGCTTTTGGGAATTGCGTGGATAATATAGTAGAAGCTAAATCAATGAAAGAAGCAGTAAAGGCTGCTTACTCAATTGCAGAGCGAAATGATAATGTTTTGTTATCCCCGGCGTGTGCAAGTTTTGATTTGTTCAAAAACTACGAAGACAGAGGAAGGCAATTTAAAGAAGCGGTAAGGGAGCTTTAA
- the rsmH gene encoding 16S rRNA (cytosine(1402)-N(4))-methyltransferase RsmH: MEYHNSVLLKETVDGLAIKPDGVYVDVTFGGGGHSKEILSRLGEKGKLFAFDQDKDALVNALEDDRFVLINENFRYIKRFLRFYGVRKVDGILGDFGVSSHQFDVAERGFSTRFEAELDMRMNQDGALSAFHVVNDYDEMDLRRVLLQYGELRNAPKLARAIVTARIEAPVKTSAMLKEVLRPFLVKHKEHKILAQIYQAIRIEVNQEIEVLKDFLLQTEELLDKGGRISLISYHSLEDRLVKRYIRNGMFEGEPEKDLYGNVTVPFRKVGGLVVPTEEEVRENNRARSAKLRIAERI, translated from the coding sequence ATGGAATATCATAATTCGGTATTGTTAAAAGAAACAGTAGATGGTCTGGCTATTAAGCCAGATGGGGTGTATGTGGATGTGACCTTTGGAGGAGGAGGGCATTCAAAAGAAATACTAAGTCGACTGGGGGAGAAGGGGAAATTGTTTGCATTTGATCAGGATAAGGATGCATTGGTCAATGCATTAGAGGATGACCGTTTTGTGTTGATTAATGAGAATTTTAGATACATAAAACGCTTTTTGAGATTTTATGGTGTAAGAAAGGTTGATGGTATTTTAGGAGACTTTGGGGTTTCTTCTCATCAGTTTGATGTTGCAGAAAGAGGGTTTTCGACCCGATTTGAAGCAGAACTGGATATGAGGATGAATCAGGATGGAGCACTGTCTGCTTTTCATGTAGTAAATGATTATGACGAAATGGATTTGAGAAGAGTGTTGCTGCAATATGGAGAATTGAGGAATGCGCCTAAGTTAGCGAGGGCAATAGTAACAGCAAGAATTGAGGCTCCTGTTAAAACAAGCGCAATGCTAAAAGAGGTGTTAAGACCTTTTTTAGTAAAACATAAAGAACACAAGATATTAGCACAGATTTATCAGGCAATCCGTATAGAGGTAAATCAGGAAATAGAAGTGTTGAAAGATTTCTTGCTGCAAACGGAAGAATTGTTAGACAAAGGAGGAAGGATAAGTTTGATATCATATCACTCTTTGGAAGATCGATTAGTAAAGCGATATATCCGTAATGGGATGTTTGAAGGAGAACCGGAAAAAGACTTGTATGGTAATGTAACGGTGCCTTTCAGAAAAGTAGGAGGATTGGTAGTGCCAACAGAAGAAGAGGTTAGAGAAAATAACAGAGCGAGAAGTGCGAAACTTCGAATTGCTGAGCGTATATAA